Proteins encoded by one window of Leptospira neocaledonica:
- a CDS encoding phosphatidylinositol phospholipase has translation MAVKIKRTSFQRLLNAMKKVTSEVNDHEILRRLETLMVTSKEDLNQAVVRSLLENPLDFDPKSVPEPYAQYVRHFVYMVKRNKKMGLDVNFDASAIESKKDKKKLTAPKKSVPAKKQAPARKRA, from the coding sequence ATGGCCGTGAAGATCAAACGAACCTCTTTTCAGAGGCTTCTGAATGCGATGAAGAAAGTCACCAGTGAGGTGAACGATCATGAAATTCTTCGCAGGTTAGAAACTCTCATGGTTACAAGCAAAGAGGATCTGAACCAAGCGGTGGTCCGTTCTCTTTTAGAAAATCCTTTAGACTTCGATCCTAAATCTGTACCTGAACCTTACGCTCAGTACGTGAGACATTTCGTATATATGGTGAAACGAAATAAAAAAATGGGATTGGATGTGAACTTCGATGCAAGTGCGATCGAATCAAAAAAGGATAAGAAAAAGTTAACTGCTCCTAAAAAATCCGTTCCTGCCAAAAAACAAGCCCCCGCTCGCAAAAGAGCCTAA
- the asd gene encoding aspartate-semialdehyde dehydrogenase: MSKINVAVLGATGSVGQRFIQLLENHPYFQVTHLCASENSAGKTYADIMKKRWKISGDIPKYARDIIITLPDPKITQGVKLAFSGLDASIAGEVETAFAEAGIHIISNSKNHRMVENVPLLSAEVNANHLDVLSTQKTPGKIVTNSNCTIMGVTISLKPLYEKFGIESVMLFSMQAISGAGYPGVPTMDILGNVVPFIGGEEDKAEIEPLKCLGRTEGGKIINADFKISAHCNRVPVFDGHTVCVSVKFKKKPTESEILEAWSSFKGEPQELKLPLAPDFPILYRQEEDRPQPRLDLETGRGMTTVVGRLRPDPILDWKYVVLSHNTVRGAAGAAILNAELMYRKNLL, translated from the coding sequence ATGAGCAAAATTAACGTAGCTGTTTTGGGAGCAACTGGCTCCGTCGGGCAAAGGTTTATCCAACTTTTGGAAAACCATCCTTATTTTCAGGTGACCCATCTATGCGCATCCGAGAATAGCGCAGGCAAAACATATGCGGATATCATGAAGAAGCGTTGGAAGATCTCCGGCGATATTCCTAAATATGCTCGTGACATAATTATCACATTACCGGACCCTAAGATCACCCAAGGTGTGAAATTAGCTTTTTCCGGGTTGGACGCTTCTATTGCAGGAGAAGTGGAAACTGCTTTTGCAGAGGCTGGTATCCATATTATTTCCAATTCTAAAAATCATAGAATGGTGGAGAATGTTCCTCTTCTTTCTGCGGAAGTGAATGCAAACCATTTGGATGTGCTTTCGACCCAAAAAACTCCTGGAAAGATCGTGACTAACTCGAATTGTACGATCATGGGAGTGACCATATCTCTCAAACCTCTATATGAAAAGTTTGGTATTGAGTCCGTTATGTTATTCTCTATGCAGGCAATCTCAGGAGCAGGCTATCCTGGAGTTCCTACCATGGATATTTTAGGGAACGTAGTTCCTTTTATCGGCGGAGAAGAAGATAAGGCAGAGATTGAACCTCTGAAATGTCTAGGAAGGACCGAAGGTGGCAAGATTATAAACGCAGATTTTAAAATTTCCGCTCATTGTAATCGGGTCCCGGTTTTCGACGGACATACGGTTTGTGTTTCCGTGAAATTCAAGAAGAAGCCGACTGAATCCGAAATTTTAGAAGCCTGGTCTTCATTTAAAGGCGAGCCTCAAGAATTAAAGTTGCCTCTCGCTCCGGATTTTCCGATTCTTTATCGTCAGGAAGAAGACAGACCCCAACCTCGTCTTGACCTGGAAACAGGGAGAGGTATGACTACCGTAGTGGGAAGACTCAGGCCAGATCCGATTTTAGATTGGAAATATGTTGTCCTAAGTCATAATACGGTTCGTGGGGCTGCCGGTGCCGCGATTTTAAACGCGGAATTGATGTATCGGAAAAACCTACTCTAG
- a CDS encoding ParB/RepB/Spo0J family partition protein, with protein sequence MSSKSKRLGSLADVFQAEKLEGTIRKIRLDRIRPSESQPRQERKKGVEELAQSLDKDGLLQPILVTKQADDEFYTIIAGERRYHAATLLKWPEVECKILDKDAKETFRLAIIENLQRENLSPYEEIEAMTHLKTSFSYTDLELGNLFGKSRSYMTELLGISSLSKEDLKVCKEAGIESKNLLVQAASAAKKGTLKDFLEKFNSGELKTVKDAKTFNRAEEGGLFSPAQIRTNTGSENSAVSPYPYKIIKKGGNVIISTEDEDFLSELHKFVKKEISKKFGK encoded by the coding sequence ATGAGCTCAAAAAGTAAAAGACTAGGTTCTCTTGCTGATGTTTTCCAGGCCGAAAAATTAGAGGGTACGATCCGTAAGATCCGCTTGGATAGGATTCGTCCCTCCGAAAGTCAGCCAAGACAAGAGAGAAAAAAAGGAGTCGAAGAACTTGCCCAGAGTTTGGACAAAGACGGACTTCTTCAGCCTATTCTAGTCACCAAACAAGCGGACGATGAATTTTATACAATCATCGCCGGAGAAAGAAGATACCATGCTGCCACCCTTCTCAAATGGCCTGAGGTAGAATGTAAAATTTTAGACAAAGACGCAAAGGAAACTTTCCGCCTAGCAATCATAGAAAACCTACAAAGAGAAAATTTATCTCCTTATGAAGAGATAGAGGCGATGACCCATCTTAAAACTTCTTTCTCTTATACCGACCTGGAGTTAGGAAACCTATTCGGGAAAAGTAGAAGTTATATGACCGAACTTTTGGGAATTTCCTCTCTCTCCAAAGAAGATCTAAAAGTCTGTAAAGAAGCAGGAATAGAATCCAAAAACCTTTTAGTGCAAGCAGCCTCTGCGGCCAAAAAAGGTACGCTAAAAGATTTTCTGGAAAAATTCAACTCCGGAGAATTAAAAACCGTAAAAGACGCAAAAACTTTTAACAGAGCGGAAGAAGGCGGACTATTCTCCCCTGCACAGATCAGAACTAATACTGGATCCGAAAACTCAGCCGTCTCTCCCTACCCTTATAAGATCATAAAAAAAGGTGGAAACGTAATCATCTCTACCGAAGACGAAGATTTCCTTTCCGAACTTCATAAATTCGTGAAGAAAGAAATTTCTAAAAAATTCGGAAAATAA
- a CDS encoding ParA family protein has translation MIVVSIANQKGGEGKTTTSLNLAWGLARRGKKTLLIDIDPQANSTGIFLNPEGLDKSMHNIFQTKAKVREVMVQTQVENLNIAPSRLTLAEAETIAAIVDAPYILRDALADLEKEMDFCVIDCPPSLSIFTINALVASNYVIIPLQAEKFSVDGILGLQQTITSIKKRINPSLEIMGALVTQLKPQTLLTKTIIPVLTKYFRIFDTSISDGVAVGESHLARKSVYEYNKSSRQAQEYEGFIEEFLNELKK, from the coding sequence ATGATTGTAGTATCCATCGCAAACCAAAAGGGAGGAGAAGGTAAAACCACCACCTCCCTGAATTTAGCTTGGGGTCTCGCCAGAAGAGGTAAAAAAACTCTGCTGATCGATATAGATCCTCAGGCAAATTCTACAGGGATTTTCCTAAATCCGGAAGGATTAGATAAGTCCATGCATAATATTTTTCAAACCAAAGCGAAAGTCAGAGAAGTTATGGTCCAGACCCAGGTGGAGAATTTGAACATTGCTCCTTCTCGCCTGACCCTTGCAGAGGCGGAAACAATTGCCGCCATTGTGGATGCGCCTTATATCCTGAGAGACGCTCTCGCGGACTTAGAAAAGGAAATGGATTTTTGTGTGATCGATTGTCCGCCTAGCCTTTCTATTTTTACCATCAATGCTCTCGTTGCTTCCAACTACGTAATCATTCCTCTCCAGGCAGAAAAGTTTTCTGTGGATGGAATTTTGGGACTACAACAAACGATTACAAGCATTAAGAAAAGGATCAATCCTAGTTTGGAAATTATGGGAGCCCTGGTCACCCAACTTAAACCCCAAACACTTCTTACTAAAACGATCATCCCTGTTTTGACCAAATATTTCCGGATCTTTGATACCAGTATTTCGGACGGGGTTGCGGTGGGAGAATCTCATCTGGCCAGAAAGTCTGTCTATGAGTATAATAAATCCAGCCGTCAGGCTCAGGAGTATGAAGGCTTTATTGAGGAATTTTTGAATGAGCTCAAAAAGTAA
- a CDS encoding MBOAT family O-acyltransferase encodes MNFSTPLFLFFFLLIFGLRWALPRLKFLPEWVPKLFLLAASYFFYMSWNPKFGLLLFGTTILDYWIGRTMDQKEGRSRVVLLSISLVLNLGVLAFFKYFIFFMQSGNAVFSAFGLNSSLPVWRIVLPVGVSFYTFQSLSYTIDVFRKEILPERNFWNYALFLSFFPQLVAGPIVPAKTFLPQLKTWVIWKELPLREGLVLILMGVWKKVIIADQLSILPDSFYRSPLAFSSAYAWAAVFAYSLQIYCDFSGYTDIALGCALLLGFRLTENFRMPYLASGFSDFWRRWHISLSSWLRNYLYIPLGGNRKSELRTYVNLFLTMLLGGLWHGASWNFVVWGGFHGLFLGLERLLKKFWPGFFSAENGSGILGRFSYRVFVILCVVLCWVFFRSPNWKTTGIVFEKLFGLSTGENPALSSLRILFITFFLFFVATWIGNRDEKGGSFRKFYENLHPVYFGVLIGIGFLFAVVFSSESQPFIYFVF; translated from the coding sequence ATGAATTTTTCAACTCCCCTCTTTTTATTCTTCTTTTTGCTTATATTTGGGCTTCGATGGGCTCTTCCCAGGCTGAAATTTCTTCCAGAATGGGTTCCAAAGCTCTTTTTATTGGCTGCTAGCTATTTCTTTTATATGTCTTGGAATCCTAAATTTGGGCTCCTGCTTTTCGGGACAACTATCTTGGATTATTGGATCGGAAGAACAATGGATCAAAAAGAAGGTAGATCTAGAGTAGTTCTGCTTTCTATCTCCCTGGTTTTAAATCTTGGGGTTTTAGCGTTTTTTAAATATTTCATTTTCTTTATGCAGTCCGGAAATGCCGTATTTTCGGCATTTGGGCTGAATTCGAGTCTTCCTGTATGGCGCATTGTGCTTCCTGTAGGGGTCTCTTTTTATACATTTCAGTCCCTGAGTTACACGATCGATGTATTTCGAAAAGAAATTCTGCCTGAAAGGAATTTTTGGAACTATGCACTGTTTCTCTCCTTCTTCCCTCAATTGGTTGCGGGACCTATTGTTCCGGCTAAGACCTTTTTGCCTCAACTTAAGACTTGGGTGATATGGAAGGAACTCCCGCTTAGAGAGGGCCTAGTCTTAATTTTGATGGGTGTATGGAAGAAAGTAATCATAGCGGATCAACTATCGATCTTACCGGATTCTTTTTATCGCTCTCCCTTGGCATTTTCGAGTGCCTATGCATGGGCAGCTGTTTTTGCATATTCTCTTCAGATCTATTGTGATTTTAGCGGGTATACGGATATCGCCTTAGGCTGTGCTCTTCTTTTGGGTTTTAGGCTGACTGAAAATTTTAGAATGCCTTATCTTGCATCAGGGTTTTCCGATTTTTGGAGAAGGTGGCATATTTCTCTTTCTTCTTGGCTTAGGAACTATTTGTACATTCCTTTGGGCGGAAATCGTAAATCCGAGCTGAGAACTTATGTGAATCTATTCTTAACTATGCTTTTGGGCGGACTTTGGCATGGTGCTAGCTGGAACTTTGTGGTCTGGGGAGGATTTCACGGTTTATTTTTAGGTTTGGAAAGGTTGCTCAAAAAATTCTGGCCTGGTTTTTTTTCTGCCGAGAACGGTTCAGGAATTTTGGGAAGGTTTTCTTATAGGGTCTTTGTGATTTTATGTGTGGTTCTCTGTTGGGTATTTTTCAGATCTCCCAACTGGAAGACTACAGGGATTGTTTTCGAAAAACTTTTCGGACTTTCGACGGGAGAGAATCCGGCTCTTTCTTCTTTGCGTATTTTGTTTATTACGTTCTTTTTATTCTTTGTTGCGACCTGGATCGGGAATCGAGATGAAAAAGGCGGTAGTTTTCGTAAATTTTACGAGAACCTTCATCCGGTATATTTCGGGGTTCTGATAGGAATCGGGTTTTTGTTTGCTGTTGTATTCTCTTCAGAATCACAACCATTTATTTATTTTGTTTTTTGA
- a CDS encoding helix-turn-helix domain-containing protein — protein MGEHFPYIKFLSDIIDSGVWASLSPAAKTLYLVLLKFSDQTFKPVWPSNESLIRLTGLKTKKSINEGKKDLVRAGLLQFVPGTGHKNSTYYFCFNYPGSKIPPQGVIFGNPRGVFGSAPGVLAGSPEGGQMGNPNNINITIHNTQNQKPSEKKELSLDSLRERYGENILSEATEIAKAQGLGENLHYIRGICKNLSGTKQPNFEQASPIQPQGPGHSSGKEASWIGFLEWCKGNLSRSSVEVLEKIQVEPDGKTLLVKDPLPETLRMIITKYFTDKIHPSILVIFSAKAEENRIHV, from the coding sequence ATGGGCGAGCATTTTCCATATATAAAATTCCTCTCGGACATCATCGATTCCGGGGTTTGGGCCTCTCTGTCCCCAGCCGCAAAGACTCTTTATCTCGTCCTGCTTAAATTTAGTGACCAGACCTTTAAGCCAGTCTGGCCTAGCAATGAAAGCTTGATCCGACTCACAGGCTTAAAGACTAAAAAATCGATCAATGAAGGAAAGAAAGACCTAGTAAGAGCGGGCCTTCTACAATTTGTTCCTGGGACCGGCCATAAGAATTCTACCTACTATTTTTGCTTCAATTACCCCGGTTCTAAAATTCCACCCCAGGGGGTTATTTTTGGAAACCCCAGAGGGGTATTTGGGTCGGCCCCAGGGGTGTTGGCAGGTAGCCCGGAGGGGGGTCAAATGGGAAACCCAAACAATATAAATATAACCATCCATAATACCCAAAACCAAAAACCTAGTGAAAAGAAAGAATTGAGTTTGGATTCTTTAAGAGAACGTTACGGAGAAAATATATTGTCCGAAGCAACGGAAATTGCAAAGGCACAAGGCCTGGGTGAAAATTTGCATTATATCCGAGGTATCTGCAAAAATCTGTCGGGAACCAAACAGCCGAATTTTGAGCAGGCCTCCCCCATCCAGCCTCAGGGCCCGGGACATTCTTCAGGGAAAGAAGCTTCTTGGATCGGATTTTTAGAATGGTGTAAGGGGAATCTGTCTAGAAGCAGTGTAGAAGTTTTGGAAAAAATTCAGGTAGAGCCTGATGGTAAGACTCTTTTGGTAAAGGATCCTCTTCCGGAGACTCTCAGGATGATCATTACAAAGTACTTCACAGACAAAATCCACCCCTCGATACTGGTTATATTTTCTGCAAAAGCCGAAGAAAACCGGATACATGTATAA
- a CDS encoding helix-turn-helix domain-containing protein codes for MSDVRHSEESPGTWLTPCLILNIFPSMLSAPEEFIWGNPDPKELRILLPLAFPECLRLIEGLAGLATLVSESDPSSLEEAASWGYGEDGFFYPFLTKGSQIRSRLEGSKSPFFLPRSEEVELFRNDSLGCLLSPVLLKGRMFGFFLIELPNQAEEKQILLLHLLCQKVAGLLKQESEPSTVYRTFEDLGPDPLGELVFKLGNGKNSQLEKFKESGSICISGPASSGKKTLAKWIQKREFPGRPILTVSILPEQASKLEKALIDWEKMAESGTLILENSENYSLAQQRILFEYSQRKSGKSRLIFLENSGKKPAEEFLYFRSLLAENRLELPAWIDWAKSDKIAAVQPIFQEVCELHGRPDLALSEGAIESLVEGSSCQNLEDLRNAIEEAVLNSGSGEIRNSDLKKEGSKGISLPDPEDLDLRKAVEAVERQKILLADKLFGGNQIRMAKALGISRGSLQYKLKNLGLG; via the coding sequence ATGTCGGACGTCCGACATTCCGAAGAAAGTCCAGGTACATGGTTGACACCATGCTTAATTTTAAACATTTTCCCTTCTATGCTATCCGCTCCGGAAGAATTTATATGGGGGAATCCAGATCCTAAAGAACTTAGGATATTACTTCCCCTTGCGTTTCCGGAATGTTTAAGATTAATCGAAGGTCTGGCAGGGCTCGCTACTTTGGTTTCAGAATCGGACCCTTCTTCCTTAGAAGAGGCGGCCTCTTGGGGATACGGAGAAGATGGATTTTTCTATCCTTTCCTAACCAAGGGCTCCCAAATCCGCAGCCGCTTAGAAGGGAGCAAATCTCCATTTTTCTTGCCGAGATCGGAAGAAGTGGAACTGTTCCGAAACGATTCTCTGGGATGTTTATTATCCCCAGTTTTGTTAAAAGGTAGAATGTTCGGATTTTTCCTGATAGAACTTCCCAACCAAGCGGAAGAAAAACAAATTTTACTCTTACATTTACTTTGTCAAAAGGTGGCGGGGCTTTTAAAACAAGAGTCGGAACCTTCTACCGTTTATCGAACTTTCGAGGACCTTGGACCAGACCCATTGGGCGAACTGGTTTTCAAATTAGGGAATGGGAAAAATTCCCAACTGGAAAAATTCAAGGAGTCCGGAAGTATCTGTATTTCGGGTCCTGCATCTTCCGGAAAAAAAACGCTAGCAAAATGGATCCAAAAAAGGGAGTTTCCGGGTAGGCCAATTTTGACGGTTTCGATCCTCCCAGAGCAGGCATCTAAATTAGAAAAAGCACTAATCGATTGGGAAAAAATGGCCGAATCCGGGACTCTAATTTTAGAAAATTCGGAGAACTATTCTTTGGCCCAGCAAAGGATCTTGTTCGAATACTCCCAGAGAAAGTCCGGAAAATCCCGTCTCATTTTTTTAGAAAATTCGGGTAAAAAACCCGCAGAAGAGTTTTTATATTTTCGTTCTCTTTTAGCCGAAAATAGGTTAGAATTACCCGCCTGGATAGACTGGGCAAAATCGGATAAAATTGCGGCGGTCCAGCCGATTTTCCAAGAGGTCTGTGAATTACATGGCCGCCCGGATTTGGCTCTTTCCGAAGGAGCGATTGAGTCTTTGGTAGAGGGGAGTTCCTGCCAAAATTTAGAGGACCTTCGGAACGCGATCGAAGAAGCAGTTTTAAATTCCGGTTCGGGAGAGATCCGAAATTCCGATCTTAAAAAAGAAGGTTCAAAAGGGATTTCTCTTCCGGATCCGGAGGACCTTGATTTGCGAAAAGCTGTGGAAGCCGTGGAGCGCCAAAAAATTCTTTTGGCAGATAAATTATTCGGCGGCAACCAAATACGAATGGCAAAGGCCCTGGGGATTTCCAGGGGATCTTTGCAATATAAATTAAAAAACCTGGGTTTGGGTTAA